In uncultured Draconibacterium sp., one genomic interval encodes:
- the ilvB gene encoding biosynthetic-type acetolactate synthase large subunit codes for MTAKKVTGSQALILSLMEEGVDTIFGYPGGAIMPVYDALYDFDKEVKHILTRHEQGAIHGAQGYARVTGKPGIVFATSGPGATNLMTGIADAMIDSTPLVCITGQVAAPLLGTDAFQESDIVGMSIPVTKWNYQITTPEEIPEVMAQAFYIATTGRPGPVLIDVTKDAQFGELEYKYEKCKKIRSYVPETNIDPHQIKAAADLINEAKKPLLFVGQGIILSNAEEEVKAFIEKTGIPAAWTLLGLSALPTNHRLNVGMLGMHGNYGPNKLTNEADLIIAVGMRFDDRVTGKVSEYAKKAKIIHIEIDPAEIDKIVKTDVSVLGDAKKALKMLIDNVNPNTHESWHNEFKKCDAIENEKVIQKDLYPTKPGLTMGEAIRIVSEKTNNEAILVTDVGQHQMIAQRYFGFKKSRSNVTSGGLGTMGFCLPAAMGAQLGAPDRTVVGVVGDGGFQMTIQELGTIAQNKLPVKIMLLNNNFLGMVRQWQQLFFDKRYSFTELHNPDFITIGKGFGINGHTVEKREDLDASIQKMLDHDGPYLLEVKIEKEDNVFPMVPTGASVSDVILEP; via the coding sequence ATGACAGCAAAAAAAGTTACCGGTTCACAAGCATTGATCCTGTCGCTTATGGAAGAAGGGGTGGATACCATTTTTGGCTATCCTGGCGGTGCAATTATGCCCGTTTACGATGCGTTGTATGATTTTGACAAAGAGGTAAAACATATTTTAACCCGCCACGAACAGGGAGCCATTCACGGTGCCCAGGGCTATGCCCGCGTCACCGGCAAGCCTGGAATTGTTTTTGCAACCTCAGGCCCTGGTGCCACTAACCTGATGACAGGAATTGCAGATGCAATGATAGACTCAACGCCTTTGGTATGTATTACCGGACAAGTAGCCGCGCCACTGTTGGGAACCGATGCTTTCCAGGAATCGGACATTGTGGGTATGTCGATACCGGTTACCAAATGGAATTACCAGATAACTACTCCGGAAGAAATTCCTGAAGTAATGGCACAGGCATTTTATATTGCCACAACAGGTCGTCCGGGTCCGGTTTTAATTGATGTAACTAAAGATGCACAATTTGGCGAACTGGAATATAAATACGAAAAATGTAAAAAAATCCGCAGTTATGTGCCGGAAACCAATATTGATCCACACCAGATTAAAGCTGCTGCTGATTTAATAAACGAAGCAAAAAAACCATTACTGTTTGTTGGCCAGGGAATTATTCTCAGCAATGCTGAAGAAGAAGTAAAGGCTTTTATCGAAAAAACCGGAATTCCTGCAGCCTGGACCTTATTAGGACTTTCTGCACTGCCAACCAACCATCGATTAAATGTTGGTATGTTGGGTATGCACGGAAACTATGGTCCGAATAAACTCACCAACGAAGCCGACCTGATTATTGCTGTGGGAATGCGTTTTGACGACCGTGTTACCGGCAAGGTTAGCGAATACGCCAAAAAAGCCAAGATCATTCACATTGAGATAGATCCGGCAGAAATTGATAAGATCGTAAAAACTGATGTGAGCGTATTGGGCGATGCAAAAAAAGCATTAAAAATGCTTATCGACAATGTAAATCCCAACACGCACGAAAGCTGGCATAACGAATTTAAAAAATGCGATGCTATTGAAAACGAAAAGGTTATTCAGAAAGACCTTTACCCAACAAAACCGGGTCTAACAATGGGAGAAGCCATCAGAATAGTTTCTGAAAAAACAAATAACGAGGCTATTCTTGTTACTGATGTTGGTCAGCATCAAATGATCGCCCAGCGTTATTTCGGATTCAAAAAATCGCGAAGTAATGTAACCTCCGGAGGTTTGGGAACAATGGGATTTTGTTTGCCCGCTGCGATGGGAGCGCAACTTGGAGCCCCCGACCGTACTGTTGTTGGAGTGGTTGGCGACGGTGGTTTTCAGATGACCATTCAGGAACTGGGCACAATTGCGCAAAACAAATTGCCGGTAAAAATCATGTTGCTGAATAACAACTTCCTTGGAATGGTTCGTCAGTGGCAGCAGTTATTCTTCGACAAACGCTATTCATTTACAGAATTGCATAATCCTGATTTTATTACTATCGGTAAAGGATTTGGTATTAACGGCCACACCGTTGAAAAACGCGAGGATCTGGACGCAAGTATTCAAAAAATGCTCGACCATGACGGGCCTTATTTACTTGAGGTAAAAATTGAGAAAGAAGACAATGTGTTCCCGATGGTTCCAACGGGAGCATCAGTTTCCGATGTAATTTTAGAGCCTTAA
- a CDS encoding OmpA family protein, producing MSRLKNFVLLITCGMCWIGTFAQESKRSDKLFEEARRYYVEDSYPAAIEAADKILQKDPGYAPAHLLLAEIYKDIDSSRLEIKHLTKAVELDDNPLIDFRLGEAFYKLGMYSEALSFYEKYTENKNIPEKRQFLLACKIASCRFALNSIENPVAFEPTNLGDEINTANDEYWPTPSLDGKHLVFTRLMKDGGRPQEDFFMAEIDSFNWDNAVPMSEVNTSDNEGAQTLSADAKILFFTACNREDGLGSCDIYFSRLVEGKWTEPQNAGAPLNSSSWEGQPSLTSDNRYLYFSSNRPGGKGQKDIWRIAFNGFSAEGKPQWGKPENMEALNTSGDEISPFIHANNHNFYFASDTHVGMGGLDLFTAEINENGQVENLKNMGYPINTYKDDMGLTISSIGDIAYFSSARESDNGLDIFSFNLDRGLQPRPVTYIKAKVTNKTTTQPVMADIELVNLNSAVSEPRIEKADENGQIMLALPVGRNYAFNVSEDGFMFYSQSMRLADENSLTDPFILNIELEPIEVGAEMDLHNIYYETDSFAILSESEPELQKLVDFLKNNSGLKVEIQGHTDSSGNPESNLELSKLRAKSVVDYLVENGIPGGRLQSEGYGDTKPVATNETVDGRRLNRRTTIKIIAK from the coding sequence ATGAGTAGATTAAAAAACTTTGTATTGTTAATAACCTGTGGAATGTGCTGGATAGGTACCTTCGCACAGGAAAGTAAGCGTTCAGACAAGCTGTTTGAAGAGGCCAGAAGGTACTATGTGGAAGACAGTTATCCGGCAGCAATTGAGGCAGCAGATAAGATTTTACAGAAGGATCCGGGGTACGCACCAGCGCATCTTCTTTTGGCCGAAATTTATAAAGATATAGACTCATCGCGGCTGGAAATAAAACACTTAACAAAAGCCGTAGAACTGGATGATAATCCGCTTATCGATTTCAGACTTGGAGAAGCTTTTTACAAACTGGGAATGTATTCTGAAGCACTCAGTTTCTATGAAAAATACACGGAAAACAAGAATATCCCGGAGAAACGACAGTTTCTTTTGGCCTGTAAAATAGCCAGTTGTCGTTTTGCACTGAACAGCATTGAGAATCCCGTGGCGTTTGAACCCACTAATTTGGGCGATGAAATAAACACCGCCAATGATGAGTATTGGCCTACACCTTCACTAGATGGAAAACATTTGGTGTTTACCCGTTTGATGAAAGACGGTGGCCGGCCACAGGAAGATTTTTTTATGGCCGAGATCGATTCGTTTAACTGGGACAACGCCGTGCCGATGAGCGAAGTAAATACCAGTGATAATGAAGGGGCACAAACGTTATCAGCCGATGCAAAAATACTGTTCTTTACAGCCTGTAACCGTGAAGACGGATTGGGCAGCTGCGACATTTATTTCTCCCGCTTGGTTGAAGGCAAATGGACAGAGCCGCAAAATGCCGGAGCTCCATTAAACTCTTCGTCGTGGGAGGGACAACCTTCGCTAACGTCGGATAATCGTTACCTTTATTTTTCGAGTAACCGGCCCGGAGGAAAGGGGCAGAAAGATATCTGGCGAATTGCTTTTAACGGATTTTCGGCTGAAGGAAAACCGCAATGGGGAAAGCCGGAAAACATGGAGGCACTAAATACCTCAGGCGACGAAATTTCACCGTTTATTCATGCCAATAACCATAACTTTTACTTTGCTTCTGATACACACGTTGGCATGGGGGGACTTGACCTGTTTACCGCTGAAATTAACGAAAATGGGCAGGTGGAGAATCTGAAAAATATGGGTTATCCGATAAATACCTATAAAGATGATATGGGCTTGACTATCAGTTCGATTGGTGATATTGCTTATTTTTCGTCTGCCAGAGAATCGGATAACGGGCTTGATATTTTTTCGTTTAACCTCGATCGTGGTTTGCAACCGCGACCAGTTACTTACATCAAAGCAAAAGTTACAAACAAGACAACCACACAGCCGGTTATGGCCGATATCGAACTGGTTAACCTGAATTCGGCTGTAAGTGAGCCACGTATTGAAAAGGCCGACGAAAACGGACAGATAATGCTGGCATTGCCGGTTGGACGCAATTATGCATTTAATGTTTCGGAAGATGGGTTTATGTTCTATTCGCAATCGATGCGCCTGGCGGATGAGAATTCATTAACCGATCCGTTTATTCTGAACATTGAATTGGAGCCAATAGAAGTTGGCGCCGAAATGGATCTTCACAATATTTATTATGAAACCGACTCATTTGCTATTCTTTCTGAGTCGGAGCCTGAACTTCAGAAACTGGTTGACTTTTTGAAAAACAACAGTGGTTTAAAAGTCGAGATTCAGGGACATACCGATAGTTCGGGTAATCCGGAAAGTAACCTTGAGCTTTCAAAATTAAGGGCAAAATCGGTGGTGGATTACCTCGTGGAAAATGGTATTCCAGGCGGTCGTTTGCAATCGGAAGGTTATGGCGATACAAAACCTGTAGCTACCAACGAAACGGTTGACGGACGTCGCTTAAATCGTAGAACAACGATTAAGATTATTGCCAAATAA
- a CDS encoding PQQ-binding-like beta-propeller repeat protein has translation MKQLLCTAFVLVCIVFTASSQENYLNQWPSFRGPFAKGFVENAKTVSSWNIETGDNVLWKAPIPGLGHSSPIIWDDKIFISTAISSSGDNEVKIGLYGDGDAVEDESLHEFKLYCLDKNSGEIVWEKLATKRVPKVKRHTKASHADGTPATDGKHVIVFFGSNGLFCYTMDGELAWQKEFDKMNAGPYNAPELEWGFSSSPIIYNDRVIIQCDYLGNCFLAAYDVNTGEEIWKTPREEVSTWSSPTVFEKDGKTQVVVNGWKHMGGYDFETGEEIWQMSGGGDVPTPTPVIANDLVFINNAHGRYSPIYAVKTDATGDITLGEDETENESIVWSIKRGGAYMQTPLIYDGYLYNLQGNGSLSVFKASTGELMYKESLGSVGGFTASGVAANGQVYLCSEQGDVFVVKAGPEFEILEHNKMNDVLMASPAINGDVLYFRTQKSVIAIGKK, from the coding sequence ATGAAACAGCTGCTTTGTACCGCATTCGTATTGGTGTGTATTGTTTTTACCGCATCCTCACAAGAAAATTATCTCAATCAGTGGCCATCGTTTCGGGGGCCGTTTGCTAAAGGTTTTGTTGAAAATGCAAAAACGGTTAGTAGCTGGAATATTGAAACCGGAGATAATGTTCTCTGGAAAGCTCCGATACCCGGCCTGGGACATTCCAGCCCAATAATTTGGGACGACAAGATTTTTATTTCCACAGCAATAAGCAGTTCGGGCGATAATGAGGTGAAAATCGGATTATACGGCGATGGCGATGCCGTGGAAGATGAGTCGTTACATGAATTTAAATTGTATTGCCTCGATAAAAATTCGGGTGAGATCGTTTGGGAAAAACTGGCCACTAAACGTGTTCCCAAAGTAAAACGTCATACAAAAGCATCGCATGCCGACGGTACACCGGCAACCGATGGAAAGCATGTGATTGTATTCTTTGGCTCAAACGGGCTGTTCTGTTACACCATGGATGGCGAACTGGCCTGGCAAAAGGAATTCGACAAAATGAACGCAGGACCCTACAATGCGCCCGAGCTGGAATGGGGATTTTCAAGTTCACCAATTATTTATAACGACAGAGTCATCATTCAATGTGATTATTTAGGCAATTGTTTTTTGGCTGCCTACGATGTAAATACAGGGGAAGAAATTTGGAAGACACCCCGCGAGGAAGTTTCAACCTGGAGTTCTCCAACTGTTTTTGAGAAAGATGGAAAAACACAGGTGGTAGTGAACGGCTGGAAACATATGGGTGGTTACGATTTTGAAACCGGCGAAGAGATCTGGCAAATGAGCGGTGGGGGTGACGTTCCCACGCCGACACCTGTAATTGCCAACGATTTGGTATTTATTAATAATGCACACGGCAGGTATTCGCCAATTTATGCGGTAAAAACCGATGCCACCGGCGACATAACACTCGGGGAAGATGAAACGGAGAACGAAAGCATCGTCTGGAGTATAAAACGTGGTGGCGCGTATATGCAGACTCCTCTTATTTATGACGGTTATTTATACAACCTGCAGGGAAATGGTTCGCTAAGTGTGTTTAAAGCAAGCACCGGCGAGTTGATGTATAAAGAGAGCCTTGGATCGGTAGGAGGATTTACGGCGTCGGGAGTGGCAGCAAACGGACAGGTGTATCTGTGTTCCGAGCAAGGTGATGTATTTGTTGTAAAGGCCGGCCCTGAGTTTGAAATTTTGGAGCACAATAAAATGAATGATGTGCTTATGGCTTCACCGGCGATAAATGGCGATGTTTTGTATTTCAGAACACAGAAATCAGTAATCGCCATAGGAAAAAAATAG
- the ilvN gene encoding acetolactate synthase small subunit, which translates to MKKEYILTVYSENHIGLLTRITNVFTRRKTNIDSLTVSESALHGIFKFTIVIHCTDAMAIKLVSQIEKQIDVLKAFYHTNEEMIFQEIALYKVPIEPIYESDTIEKIVRKAGARILEITKDYVVIEKTGHKEDTQALFEELNQFKVMQFIRSGRVAITRDPIERLSEFLKERDAFLTSLD; encoded by the coding sequence ATGAAAAAAGAATATATCCTTACAGTTTATTCTGAAAACCACATTGGTCTTTTAACCAGGATCACAAACGTTTTCACACGCAGAAAAACAAATATCGACAGTCTAACCGTTTCCGAGTCAGCATTGCATGGCATTTTTAAATTTACAATAGTGATACACTGTACCGATGCTATGGCAATAAAACTGGTTAGCCAGATTGAAAAGCAAATCGATGTATTAAAAGCTTTCTATCACACCAACGAAGAAATGATTTTCCAGGAAATTGCTTTGTATAAGGTTCCAATCGAGCCGATTTACGAGAGCGATACCATCGAAAAGATCGTGCGTAAAGCAGGCGCCCGTATTCTTGAAATTACCAAAGACTATGTAGTAATTGAAAAGACCGGTCATAAGGAAGATACACAAGCGCTGTTCGAAGAGTTAAACCAGTTTAAGGTAATGCAGTTTATCCGCTCGGGAAGAGTTGCGATAACACGCGACCCGATTGAGCGTTTATCCGAATTCCTGAAAGAGCGCGATGCGTTTTTAACAAGTTTAGATTAA
- a CDS encoding PaaI family thioesterase codes for MKKIKNPWKDPKNIGEYNCFACSPYNSAGLQLEFWEDGDEIITKWKPERSYEGWIGVLHGGIQATLLDEIGGWVVMLKLKTAGVTSDMQVSYLKPVKVSKGEVTIKGKLVLHEGRTAKISASLYDGAGEECAKAELAYFVFPEKIAKARYQYPGIEAFYD; via the coding sequence ATGAAAAAAATCAAAAATCCCTGGAAAGATCCTAAGAACATTGGCGAATACAATTGTTTTGCCTGTTCGCCATATAACAGTGCGGGCCTCCAGCTCGAATTTTGGGAAGATGGTGACGAGATTATCACAAAATGGAAGCCGGAGCGCAGTTACGAAGGCTGGATTGGTGTCTTACACGGTGGAATTCAGGCTACTTTACTCGACGAAATTGGCGGTTGGGTGGTAATGTTAAAACTCAAAACTGCCGGCGTTACCAGCGATATGCAGGTGAGTTATTTAAAACCGGTGAAAGTTTCAAAAGGCGAAGTAACCATAAAAGGAAAACTGGTGTTACACGAAGGGCGGACGGCGAAAATAAGCGCATCACTATACGACGGTGCCGGCGAAGAGTGTGCAAAAGCAGAACTTGCGTACTTCGTTTTTCCTGAAAAAATAGCAAAAGCACGTTATCAATACCCCGGAATTGAGGCATTTTACGATTAA
- a CDS encoding dipeptide epimerase: protein MKHLIDKIEIYQSPIKLKEPFVISLGPMYYAQNVIVIIHTTQGITGFGECSPFMTINGESMETCFIVGQYLAQVLKGKNPEDIESCTHAMDKTIYGNSSIKSAFDMALYDISAQMAGVPLYQFLGGQNNKEMQIDFTVSLTNPEKMAADAKRIVDNGFEIIKVKLGHSKEQDVESIKRIRETIGPKIPIRLDANQGWKTEEALDILKALTPYKIQHCEEPIPRWDYMALPEIRRFSPIPIMADETCCDHIDAKRLIDLYACDLINIKLSKSGGIFKALKIVQHAKAAKMEIQVGGFLETRLGFTAAAHFALSSRNIVYYDFDTPLMMEEDPVEGGILYGEKGKITITETPGLGASINADFLKGLKMVSV, encoded by the coding sequence ATGAAACATCTAATCGATAAGATTGAGATCTACCAATCCCCAATCAAATTAAAAGAACCTTTTGTTATATCATTGGGCCCCATGTATTACGCCCAGAATGTGATCGTTATTATTCACACAACCCAAGGAATTACTGGCTTTGGCGAATGTAGTCCGTTTATGACCATTAACGGAGAAAGTATGGAGACCTGTTTTATTGTCGGTCAGTATCTGGCCCAGGTTTTAAAAGGAAAAAACCCGGAAGATATTGAGTCATGCACACACGCAATGGACAAAACTATTTATGGTAATTCAAGCATAAAAAGTGCTTTCGACATGGCGTTGTATGACATATCAGCACAAATGGCCGGTGTACCACTTTACCAATTCCTTGGTGGACAAAACAACAAGGAAATGCAAATTGATTTCACGGTAAGTCTTACCAATCCGGAGAAAATGGCTGCCGACGCCAAACGTATTGTTGATAACGGTTTTGAGATTATAAAAGTAAAGCTTGGCCACTCGAAAGAACAGGATGTGGAAAGCATAAAAAGAATACGCGAAACAATTGGTCCGAAAATTCCGATTCGTTTAGATGCCAACCAGGGATGGAAAACAGAAGAAGCACTCGATATTTTAAAAGCGCTGACACCTTATAAAATTCAACATTGCGAAGAGCCGATTCCGCGTTGGGATTACATGGCGCTACCTGAAATAAGGCGGTTTAGCCCTATTCCCATAATGGCCGACGAAACGTGTTGCGATCATATCGACGCAAAACGACTGATCGATCTGTATGCCTGCGACCTTATTAATATTAAACTCAGCAAATCAGGCGGTATTTTTAAAGCACTAAAGATTGTACAACACGCCAAGGCCGCAAAAATGGAAATCCAGGTTGGCGGTTTTCTCGAAACGCGTTTGGGATTTACTGCAGCAGCTCATTTTGCTCTTTCGTCCAGGAATATTGTTTATTACGATTTTGATACACCGCTAATGATGGAAGAGGATCCGGTTGAAGGAGGTATACTTTATGGCGAGAAAGGTAAAATTACCATTACCGAAACTCCCGGATTAGGCGCCAGCATTAATGCAGATTTTCTGAAAGGGCTAAAAATGGTAAGCGTTTAA
- a CDS encoding prohibitin family protein: MKFNFKSSYLVLGAVVLIVLLLFGGRMFKILKPGEKAVIFKPYTTGLDKENIFGEGFHIIAPWNELEVYNVREQQRDETMDVLDKNGLSVNVDVTVRFNPSYSKIGFLHEQFGVNFINVLVIPEVRSSVRQVAGRYTAEEIYSTRRAEVEQTIIKETKKVLSENFIDMRALLIRSINLPAQIKGAIENKLQQEQEALAYEFRLKREESEAERRRIEAEGIANYNRIINASLTDAILTQRGIEATTSLAESSNSKVIVIGGGKDGLPIILGNN, translated from the coding sequence ATGAAGTTCAATTTTAAATCATCTTACCTGGTACTGGGTGCTGTTGTATTAATTGTTTTGCTGCTTTTTGGCGGCCGCATGTTTAAAATATTAAAGCCTGGTGAAAAGGCAGTGATTTTTAAACCCTACACCACCGGTTTGGATAAGGAAAATATTTTTGGTGAAGGATTCCATATCATAGCTCCATGGAACGAGTTGGAAGTGTATAATGTTAGGGAACAACAGCGCGATGAAACAATGGATGTACTGGATAAGAACGGTCTTTCGGTAAATGTGGATGTTACCGTACGTTTTAATCCGTCGTATAGTAAAATTGGATTTTTGCACGAACAGTTTGGAGTTAACTTTATAAATGTGTTGGTAATTCCCGAAGTTCGGTCATCGGTGCGTCAGGTTGCCGGTCGTTATACTGCTGAAGAAATTTACTCAACAAGAAGGGCTGAAGTCGAGCAGACTATAATCAAAGAAACAAAAAAAGTATTGAGTGAGAATTTTATCGATATGCGTGCTTTGTTAATCCGTTCGATCAATTTACCTGCTCAGATAAAAGGTGCAATTGAAAATAAGCTGCAGCAGGAACAGGAAGCACTTGCTTATGAATTCCGTTTAAAACGTGAAGAGTCGGAAGCGGAACGTAGAAGAATTGAGGCCGAAGGTATTGCCAATTATAACCGTATTATCAATGCGAGTTTAACCGATGCAATCCTAACTCAACGCGGTATTGAAGCAACTACATCATTGGCAGAATCATCCAATTCGAAAGTTATTGTAATTGGTGGCGGCAAAGATGGACTACCTATTATTTTAGGAAATAATTAG
- a CDS encoding TonB-dependent receptor, translated as MKVKRNTVLFLLFILTILPAGNLMAQLPFTRQDTTPLSDQIEEITITAFRSPYNIFNTPAPVNLLQPEQLESGDALTPIDALNRIPGILMHHGTFNTNRLTIRGIGSRTPYGTNKIKAYFGEIPLTTGDGETVLEDLENSAIQRVEIIKGPSSSLYGAGLAGVLLFHPKTVVKDFVQNKTTIASFGTFKNTLSAGVTANKLQIYTLGALLSSDGYRENNSTTRGNLLINSIYNFSEKSNLQFLLKATKMKGYIPSSLDLDTYKNNPESAAQNWASVKGFEEYTNSQFGASFNRFTLNDGKISVGVFGSIRDLDELRPFNRLKESSDYIGWRAYIQKVIATEEFRLVLTSGVEMFRETYDWQTFDNDNDQLLSDNREKRQYENLFVQLESNIKERVFISAGLNGNLTRFKYIDHYTENGDQSGNRNYKPVLSPRLGVNFLLNHENSVFANISHGFSTPSFEETLMPEGSINPDIKPESGWSFETGFRTQITNRFKLSASYYRIYIDNLLVAHRTGEDAYVGVNAGQSVHPGFETEFTWVTITHKRNPLLTLYGSATLANYHFNDFVNLGNDYSGNLLPGTAKETLTIGSTLIPIKNISINGWYRYNGEMPADDANSTFSDAFGVTNAEIRYEGKKDNFKFDIRGGIQNIFDIHYASMLAVNAPSFGGNPPRYYYPGNPRNFYISILIGLTGNNTP; from the coding sequence ATGAAAGTAAAACGGAATACAGTTCTATTTCTGCTATTTATCCTTACAATTTTGCCAGCCGGTAATTTAATGGCACAATTACCATTTACGCGGCAGGATACAACCCCGCTAAGTGATCAGATAGAAGAAATTACCATTACCGCATTTCGTTCGCCGTACAATATTTTTAATACACCGGCTCCCGTAAATTTGCTGCAACCCGAGCAACTGGAATCGGGCGATGCACTCACCCCCATCGATGCTTTAAACCGCATCCCTGGCATTTTAATGCACCACGGCACATTTAACACCAACCGTTTAACCATTCGCGGAATTGGCTCGCGCACACCATACGGCACCAATAAAATAAAGGCTTATTTTGGAGAAATACCACTTACTACCGGCGATGGGGAAACCGTTCTGGAAGATCTTGAAAACTCGGCTATCCAACGCGTTGAAATCATCAAAGGGCCTTCATCAAGCTTATACGGGGCCGGGCTTGCCGGCGTGTTGCTCTTTCATCCAAAAACGGTGGTGAAGGATTTTGTTCAGAACAAAACTACAATTGCATCATTCGGAACGTTTAAAAACACGCTATCGGCCGGAGTTACTGCCAATAAATTACAGATCTACACACTTGGAGCATTGCTATCAAGCGATGGTTACCGCGAAAATAATTCGACGACCCGGGGCAACCTGCTTATTAATTCGATTTACAATTTCTCAGAAAAATCAAACCTTCAGTTCCTGTTAAAAGCCACAAAAATGAAAGGGTATATTCCTAGCTCGCTGGATTTGGATACCTATAAGAACAATCCGGAAAGTGCTGCACAAAACTGGGCTTCGGTAAAAGGGTTTGAAGAGTATACCAACTCGCAGTTTGGCGCTTCGTTTAACCGTTTTACGCTTAACGACGGGAAAATATCGGTTGGCGTTTTCGGAAGTATCCGCGATCTTGATGAACTGCGCCCTTTTAACCGCCTGAAAGAATCATCGGATTATATTGGCTGGCGCGCTTACATTCAAAAAGTTATTGCCACCGAAGAGTTTCGCCTGGTTTTGACAAGCGGAGTTGAAATGTTCCGCGAAACCTACGACTGGCAGACTTTTGACAATGATAACGACCAGTTACTTTCTGACAACAGGGAAAAGCGGCAATACGAAAATCTCTTTGTTCAGTTGGAATCGAACATTAAAGAACGCGTATTTATTTCAGCCGGATTAAACGGAAACCTCACGCGTTTTAAATACATCGATCATTATACTGAAAACGGCGACCAGTCGGGCAACCGAAATTACAAACCGGTTTTGTCGCCTCGTTTGGGAGTTAACTTTCTTTTGAATCATGAGAATTCTGTTTTTGCAAATATCAGTCATGGATTTTCAACGCCTTCATTCGAAGAGACTTTGATGCCTGAAGGTAGCATCAATCCCGATATAAAACCGGAATCGGGATGGAGTTTTGAAACAGGATTCAGAACCCAAATTACCAACCGTTTTAAACTGTCGGCAAGCTACTACCGCATTTATATCGACAACCTGCTTGTTGCACACCGCACCGGCGAAGATGCTTATGTGGGGGTTAATGCCGGACAATCTGTGCATCCGGGTTTTGAAACCGAATTCACCTGGGTAACCATTACGCACAAACGAAATCCCTTGTTAACCCTTTACGGAAGTGCCACATTGGCCAACTATCATTTTAACGATTTTGTGAATCTTGGAAACGATTATTCCGGCAATCTTCTTCCCGGAACGGCAAAAGAAACTTTAACTATTGGCTCCACGCTGATACCCATCAAAAATATATCAATAAACGGCTGGTATCGTTACAACGGAGAAATGCCTGCTGACGATGCCAATTCCACTTTTTCGGATGCCTTTGGAGTAACGAATGCCGAAATCAGGTACGAGGGGAAAAAGGATAACTTTAAATTTGATATACGCGGAGGCATTCAAAATATTTTTGATATTCATTATGCCTCAATGCTGGCCGTTAATGCTCCATCGTTTGGCGGCAATCCTCCCCGCTATTATTATCCGGGTAATCCGCGGAATTTCTATATCAGTATTTTAATTGGTCTCACCGGAAATAACACACCTTAA